A genomic window from Qipengyuania oceanensis includes:
- a CDS encoding DEAD/DEAH box helicase, with protein sequence MTITFDQLGLSQPVLQALDLKGYSEPTPIQAQAIPPVLEGRDLMGIAQTGTGKTAAFMLPSIDRLRAADNQTPFKSCRMLVLAPTRELAGQIAQSAKDYGALAGLKVHSIVGGTSVNKDRNKLHRGTDILVATPGRLLDLIDQKAFRLDAVEVLVLDEADQMLDLGFIHALRKISELVPDDRQTLFFSATMPKQIQELVGKYCHDPVKVSVTPAATTAERIDQYLFMVQQDEKQALLELILSERHKVPGKFERVLIFTRTKHGADRVVKKLAQRGIPANAIHGNKSQPQRQRALDEFKRAKTPILIATDVAARGIDIPGVSHVINYELPNVPEQYVHRIGRTARAGADGVAIAFCAEDERAYLKDITRNTDAEFERLPLPDNFRAVVEGVGPTKPPAKQPRQRVSPKPKGGARGASGAAGGQGEGQQRKPKAKHPARKGRPQGAGAGAGGQGRPGGNRNRNRNRSGGGQNASRG encoded by the coding sequence ATGACGATCACTTTCGACCAACTCGGGCTGTCGCAGCCCGTCCTCCAGGCCCTCGATCTCAAGGGCTATTCCGAACCCACGCCGATCCAGGCGCAGGCCATTCCGCCCGTGCTCGAAGGGCGCGACCTTATGGGCATCGCCCAGACCGGGACCGGCAAGACCGCAGCCTTCATGTTGCCCTCGATCGACCGGCTGCGGGCTGCCGACAACCAGACCCCGTTCAAGAGCTGTCGCATGCTGGTGCTTGCACCGACGCGCGAACTTGCCGGCCAGATCGCCCAGAGTGCCAAGGATTACGGCGCGCTGGCGGGCCTCAAGGTGCATTCGATCGTCGGCGGAACCTCCGTCAACAAGGATCGCAACAAGCTGCATCGGGGAACCGACATCCTCGTCGCGACGCCGGGCCGCCTGCTCGACCTGATCGACCAGAAGGCCTTCCGTCTCGACGCGGTCGAGGTGCTGGTGCTCGACGAGGCCGACCAGATGCTCGACCTCGGCTTCATCCACGCGCTGCGCAAGATCAGCGAACTGGTCCCCGACGACCGCCAGACGCTGTTCTTCAGCGCCACCATGCCCAAGCAGATCCAGGAACTGGTGGGCAAGTACTGCCACGACCCGGTCAAGGTCAGCGTCACCCCCGCGGCAACCACTGCCGAGCGCATCGACCAGTATCTCTTCATGGTCCAGCAGGACGAGAAGCAGGCGCTGCTCGAGCTCATCCTGTCCGAGCGCCACAAGGTGCCCGGCAAGTTCGAGCGCGTGCTGATCTTCACCCGGACCAAGCACGGCGCGGACCGCGTCGTGAAGAAGCTGGCCCAGCGCGGCATCCCGGCCAATGCGATCCACGGCAACAAGAGCCAGCCGCAGCGCCAGCGCGCGCTCGACGAGTTCAAGCGGGCCAAGACCCCGATCCTCATCGCGACCGATGTCGCGGCGCGCGGGATCGACATTCCCGGTGTCAGCCACGTGATCAATTACGAGCTGCCCAATGTTCCGGAACAATATGTTCACCGGATCGGGCGGACCGCGCGTGCCGGGGCGGACGGGGTGGCGATCGCCTTCTGCGCCGAGGACGAGCGTGCCTATCTCAAGGACATTACCCGCAACACCGATGCCGAGTTCGAGCGGCTGCCGCTGCCGGACAATTTCCGCGCCGTGGTCGAAGGCGTTGGCCCGACGAAGCCGCCGGCCAAGCAGCCGCGCCAGCGCGTCAGCCCCAAGCCCAAGGGCGGGGCACGCGGCGCAAGCGGCGCAGCGGGCGGGCAGGGCGAAGGCCAGCAGCGCAAGCCCAAGGCAAAGCATCCTGCTCGCAAGGGTCGGCCGCAGGGCGCCGGAGCGGGTGCCGGCGGACAGGGCCGCCCGGGCGGCAACCGCAACCGCAATCGCAATCGCAGCGGAGGCGGGCAGAACGCCAGCCGCGGCTAA
- the gorA gene encoding glutathione-disulfide reductase, with protein sequence MAADTNTEYDFDLFTIGAGSGGVRASRVSAAHGARVAIAEEHRVGGTCVIRGCVPKKMLVYGAHFAEDLEDCQKFGWEIGEKKFDWKVLRDNVLADVDRLEGAYTDTLENHDVTIFHERAEITGEHEITLASGKTVTAKYILIATGAHPRMPECQGADHAISSNEAFHLDELPKKIIIAGGGYIANEFAGIFNEFGCDVHIVNRGDRLLRQYDEAVRDRLLQISTMKGIKFRFNTTFEYIKPCDEGGYFVKMSDCDEEKADLVMFATGRVPNTKGLGLDKAGVEVGDNGEIKVDRFSKTNVDHIYAVGDVTDRVQLTPVAIREGQAFADTVFGKGDPVAVDHSCIPSAVFSHPPIASVGMTEGEAKNKLGSVKVYLSDFRPMKNVLAGRNERSLFKMICDGENGRIVGIHMIAPEAPEMMQAAAIAVKAGLTKEDFDATTAIHPTMAEELVLMR encoded by the coding sequence ATGGCCGCCGATACCAACACCGAATATGATTTCGACCTCTTCACCATCGGTGCGGGGTCGGGCGGGGTGCGCGCCAGCCGCGTTTCGGCCGCGCATGGCGCTCGCGTCGCGATCGCGGAGGAGCACCGCGTCGGCGGAACCTGCGTCATCCGCGGTTGCGTGCCAAAGAAGATGCTCGTCTACGGCGCGCATTTCGCGGAGGACCTGGAGGATTGCCAGAAGTTCGGCTGGGAAATCGGCGAGAAGAAATTCGACTGGAAGGTGCTGCGCGACAACGTGCTGGCCGATGTCGACCGGCTCGAAGGCGCGTACACCGACACGCTCGAGAACCACGACGTCACCATTTTCCACGAGCGTGCCGAGATTACCGGCGAGCACGAGATCACGCTGGCGAGCGGCAAGACCGTAACCGCGAAGTACATCCTGATTGCGACGGGCGCTCATCCCCGCATGCCCGAATGTCAGGGCGCCGATCATGCGATCAGCTCCAACGAGGCATTCCATCTCGACGAGCTGCCCAAGAAGATCATCATCGCCGGCGGTGGCTACATCGCCAATGAATTCGCCGGCATCTTCAACGAATTCGGCTGTGATGTTCATATCGTCAATCGCGGCGACCGCCTGCTGCGCCAGTATGACGAGGCGGTCCGCGACCGCCTGTTGCAGATCAGCACGATGAAGGGGATCAAGTTCCGCTTCAACACGACGTTCGAATACATCAAGCCCTGCGACGAGGGCGGATACTTCGTGAAGATGTCCGACTGCGACGAGGAGAAGGCCGATCTCGTCATGTTCGCGACCGGCCGCGTTCCCAACACCAAGGGGCTCGGCCTCGACAAGGCGGGAGTCGAAGTCGGCGATAATGGCGAGATCAAGGTCGACCGTTTCAGCAAGACCAATGTGGACCACATCTATGCGGTGGGCGATGTGACCGACCGCGTGCAGCTGACTCCGGTCGCCATCCGCGAAGGTCAGGCATTCGCCGATACCGTTTTCGGCAAGGGCGATCCGGTGGCGGTGGACCACAGCTGTATCCCCAGCGCGGTGTTCAGCCATCCGCCGATCGCCTCTGTCGGGATGACCGAGGGCGAGGCGAAGAACAAGCTGGGCAGCGTTAAGGTCTATCTCTCCGATTTCCGGCCCATGAAGAACGTGCTGGCGGGGCGCAACGAGCGCAGCCTGTTCAAGATGATCTGCGACGGCGAGAACGGCCGGATCGTCGGTATCCACATGATCGCCCCCGAAGCGCCCGAGATGATGCAGGCCGCGGCGATCGCGGTGAAGGCGGGCCTGACCAAGGAAGACTTCGACGCGACCACCGCGATCCATCCCACCATGGCAGAAGAGCTCGTCCTCATGCGCTGA
- a CDS encoding TspO/MBR family protein has translation MNVLASRGQLRASFFRWALLTVPAVMLLGFLSGMVVQSGPENPWFNGLEKPAIYPPPAAFGIVWSILYAMIGFALALVCAAWGARGRGLAITFFILQLLVNLAWTPVFFGMQDMRAALVVIGVLDVLVLITVVLFWRVRRLAAVLMLPYLAWILFATVLNWQFIVMNPDAVPGDSGAVQRVRL, from the coding sequence ATGAACGTACTGGCATCGCGTGGCCAATTGCGGGCAAGTTTCTTCCGCTGGGCACTTCTGACCGTACCGGCCGTCATGCTGCTCGGCTTCCTTTCGGGCATGGTGGTGCAGAGCGGTCCGGAAAATCCGTGGTTCAATGGCCTCGAAAAACCGGCAATCTATCCGCCTCCTGCGGCCTTCGGCATCGTCTGGTCGATCCTTTACGCGATGATCGGGTTCGCGCTGGCGCTGGTCTGCGCGGCCTGGGGTGCGCGAGGGCGCGGGCTGGCGATAACCTTCTTCATCCTGCAATTGCTGGTCAACCTGGCCTGGACGCCCGTGTTCTTCGGCATGCAGGACATGCGCGCCGCGCTTGTCGTGATCGGCGTCCTCGACGTGCTGGTGCTGATCACTGTCGTGCTGTTCTGGCGCGTGCGTCGGCTCGCGGCGGTGCTGATGCTCCCGTACCTCGCGTGGATCCTGTTCGCGACGGTGCTCAACTGGCAATTCATCGTGATGAACCCCGATGCCGTCCCCGGCGACAGCGGCGCGGTGCAGAGGGTGCGCCTGTAA
- a CDS encoding accessory factor UbiK family protein, giving the protein MQSQNPLIADLVKLANGAAGTFAGMTREARESARERVREAVGGMDFVSREEFDAVKAMAAKAREEADDLKARVAALEAKLKS; this is encoded by the coding sequence ATGCAAAGCCAGAACCCCCTGATCGCCGATCTCGTCAAGCTCGCCAACGGCGCAGCAGGCACTTTTGCCGGCATGACCCGCGAGGCGCGCGAGAGCGCGCGCGAGCGCGTGCGCGAAGCGGTCGGCGGCATGGATTTCGTCAGCCGCGAGGAATTCGACGCGGTCAAGGCGATGGCCGCAAAGGCGCGCGAAGAGGCGGACGATCTGAAAGCCCGCGTCGCCGCGCTCGAAGCGAAGCTGAAATCCTGA
- the recO gene encoding DNA repair protein RecO gives MQLRAPAILVAARPHGETAVVARLLTEEHGLVAAYVAGGRGRRLRPVVIPGNLVEADLRARSDSQLPFARLELVQSRGPWLSEPLPAAAIAWSCALTASVLPERNAYPALYHALSATLDAICNAPSARGWAPALVAYEALMLREMGYGGNAERPEVADLSAALEFLDRLEAPIARYLLADRLGDVMAARTLLRQRLARMVE, from the coding sequence ATGCAGCTGCGCGCACCAGCCATTCTCGTTGCCGCCCGTCCGCATGGCGAGACGGCGGTCGTTGCGCGCCTCCTGACCGAGGAACACGGCCTCGTCGCGGCCTATGTCGCCGGGGGCAGGGGCCGGCGCCTGCGCCCAGTGGTCATACCCGGCAATCTGGTCGAGGCAGACTTGCGCGCTCGCTCGGACAGCCAGCTGCCTTTCGCCCGCCTCGAACTGGTGCAAAGCCGCGGCCCGTGGCTGAGCGAGCCGCTGCCGGCTGCCGCGATCGCCTGGTCCTGCGCGCTCACCGCCAGCGTCCTGCCCGAGCGCAATGCCTATCCCGCGCTCTATCACGCACTGTCCGCGACGCTCGATGCGATCTGCAATGCGCCCTCTGCGCGGGGCTGGGCGCCGGCTCTGGTTGCCTACGAGGCGCTGATGCTGCGCGAAATGGGCTATGGCGGAAATGCCGAGCGGCCCGAGGTAGCCGATCTATCGGCGGCCCTCGAATTTCTGGACCGGCTGGAAGCGCCGATCGCCCGCTACCTGCTTGCCGACCGCTTGGGCGATGTTATGGCCGCGCGGACTTTGCTGAGACAGCGCCTGGCACGGATGGTCGAATGA
- the leuB gene encoding 3-isopropylmalate dehydrogenase: protein MKIAIFPGDGIGPEVTAQARRVLERLDLPRLVLFEGDVGGIAYRRHGHPLPAETLEMARASDAVLFGAVGDPSCDDLPRAMRPEQAILGLRAELGLFANLRPATLFDGLEELSTLRPEIARQIDMLIVRELNGDVYFGDKGIRTLENGDREGWDMMSYSTGEVRRIAELAFRAAQGRRGKVTSVDKANVLETSQVWRDTVIEVAASFPDVTLDHMYVDNAAMQLVRNPGAFDVVVTGNLFGDILSDQASVCVGSIGLLASASLGERQTEFGTFGLYEPIHGSAPDIAGKGWANPMAAILSVAMLLRHSLGREADASRVEAAVAKALADGVRGRDIGGSAGCTEIGDAVIERL, encoded by the coding sequence ATGAAAATCGCGATATTCCCCGGAGACGGCATCGGACCCGAAGTGACGGCGCAGGCCCGTCGGGTCCTCGAACGGCTCGACCTGCCACGGCTGGTGCTGTTCGAAGGGGATGTCGGCGGCATCGCCTACCGGCGGCACGGACACCCGCTGCCCGCCGAAACGCTGGAAATGGCCCGCGCGAGCGATGCCGTGCTGTTCGGCGCAGTCGGCGACCCGTCCTGCGACGACCTGCCGCGCGCGATGCGGCCCGAACAGGCGATCCTGGGTCTTCGCGCCGAGCTCGGCCTGTTTGCCAACCTGCGCCCCGCCACGCTGTTCGACGGGCTGGAAGAACTCTCCACCTTGCGGCCGGAAATCGCCCGCCAGATCGACATGCTGATCGTGCGCGAACTGAACGGCGACGTCTATTTCGGCGACAAGGGAATTCGCACGCTCGAAAACGGCGATCGCGAGGGGTGGGACATGATGTCCTATTCGACCGGCGAGGTGCGCCGTATCGCCGAGCTCGCCTTTCGCGCGGCCCAGGGTCGCCGCGGCAAGGTGACTAGCGTGGACAAGGCCAACGTGCTCGAGACGAGCCAGGTCTGGCGCGACACGGTGATCGAGGTGGCCGCCAGCTTCCCCGACGTGACGCTCGACCACATGTACGTCGACAATGCCGCGATGCAGCTGGTTCGCAATCCGGGAGCGTTCGACGTCGTGGTGACCGGCAATCTGTTCGGCGACATCCTGTCCGACCAGGCGAGCGTATGCGTAGGCTCGATCGGGCTTCTGGCGAGTGCCTCGCTCGGCGAGCGGCAGACCGAGTTCGGCACCTTCGGGCTCTACGAACCGATCCATGGCAGCGCGCCGGACATCGCGGGCAAGGGTTGGGCCAATCCGATGGCTGCGATCCTCTCGGTGGCCATGCTGCTGCGTCACAGCCTCGGGCGCGAAGCCGACGCATCGCGCGTCGAAGCCGCTGTGGCGAAGGCGCTGGCCGACGGCGTTCGCGGTCGCGACATCGGCGGTAGCGCTGGTTGCACCGAGATCGGCGACGCGGTGATCGAGCGGCTTTAG
- a CDS encoding glycosyltransferase, with the protein MDMDQTAFQRAAEHRTRALELAIILPTLNERDNLASLVERIDGALGEISWEVLIVDDNSADGTSDAARALSLVDPRVRVIQRIGRRGLASAAIEGFCATAAPFVAVMDADHQHDPALLPGMLDAVRSGEADVAVASRFAEGASMEDWGRPDREKLSGVANGLARKLTGVSLSDPMSGYFLLSSDRARTLVPNLSGIGFKILLDLLATSTETLRVKEFPLKFAARRSGESKLDRAIAFDFLAGLYDKTFGKIIPTRFALFGTVGAAGVLVHMAVLAVLFPGMTATFWKAQLGAVIVAMSFNFWLNNWLTYRDQRLTGTGALLRGWIGFCATCAVGGFANVAVATLLESRGIWWFVAALAGIVIGSVWNYALSSRFVWGRY; encoded by the coding sequence ATGGACATGGATCAGACCGCATTCCAGCGTGCCGCCGAACATCGCACCCGCGCGCTCGAACTCGCCATCATTCTGCCGACGCTCAACGAGCGGGACAACCTCGCATCGCTGGTCGAGCGAATCGATGGCGCACTGGGCGAGATTTCCTGGGAAGTGCTGATCGTCGACGACAACAGCGCCGACGGAACGTCGGATGCGGCCCGCGCGCTCTCGCTGGTCGATCCGCGGGTTCGGGTCATCCAGCGGATCGGTCGTCGCGGCCTGGCGAGCGCGGCCATCGAGGGCTTCTGCGCTACCGCAGCGCCCTTCGTGGCGGTGATGGATGCCGACCACCAGCACGATCCGGCGCTGCTGCCTGGCATGCTCGACGCGGTCCGCTCGGGCGAGGCGGACGTCGCGGTCGCATCGCGCTTTGCCGAAGGGGCGAGCATGGAGGACTGGGGCCGGCCCGATCGCGAGAAGCTGTCCGGCGTCGCCAACGGCCTTGCCCGCAAGCTCACCGGGGTCAGCCTGTCGGACCCGATGAGCGGCTATTTTCTCCTGTCCAGCGACCGGGCGCGGACGCTCGTTCCGAACCTCTCGGGCATCGGGTTCAAGATCTTGCTCGATCTACTGGCCACCTCGACCGAAACGCTCAGGGTAAAGGAATTCCCGTTGAAATTCGCCGCACGCCGCTCGGGCGAGAGCAAGCTCGATCGAGCGATCGCCTTCGATTTCCTTGCCGGACTCTACGACAAGACCTTCGGCAAGATCATCCCGACCCGCTTTGCATTGTTCGGCACGGTCGGGGCGGCCGGTGTGCTCGTCCACATGGCGGTGCTCGCGGTGCTGTTTCCCGGTATGACCGCTACCTTCTGGAAGGCGCAGCTGGGCGCGGTGATCGTCGCCATGAGCTTCAACTTTTGGCTCAACAACTGGCTCACCTACCGCGACCAGCGGCTGACCGGGACGGGCGCGCTGCTGCGCGGCTGGATCGGATTTTGCGCGACCTGTGCGGTCGGCGGCTTTGCCAACGTGGCTGTCGCCACCCTTCTCGAATCGCGCGGGATCTGGTGGTTCGTCGCCGCATTGGCCGGGATCGTCATCGGCTCGGTGTGGAACTACGCCTTGTCGAGCCGCTTTGTCTGGGGTCGATACTGA